One Archangium violaceum genomic window, GGTGGCGCTCCTGCGCGACCTCGGTGCGGTCCATGTGTATGACAGCACCTCGTCCACGTTCACCGAGGATCTGACCAGGGCCCTGGTGGAGACCGGCGCCACGCTCGCGTTCGACGCCACCGGTGGCGGGCAGCTCGCCGGGCAGATCCTGGCCTGCATGGAGGCCGCAGCCAACCGCACCGCCACCACCTACAGTCCTTACGGGTCAACGATCCACAAGCAGGTCTATATCTACGGCAAGCTCGATCCACGCCCGATAGAGCTCGGGGGCAACTTCGGCATGGCCTGGGGCGTGGGCGGCTGGCTGCTGACACCGTTCCTGGAGAAGATCGGACCTCAGGCCGCACAAAAGCTGCGTGACCGGGTGGCAGCCGAGCTGAAAACCACCTTCGCCAGTCATTACGCCGCGGAGCTCTCGCTGGCCGAGGCGCTGCGGCTCGACATGATCGCCGTCTACAGCAAGCGCGCCACCGGCAAGAAGTACCTGATCAATCCCAACAAGGGCCTGCGCTAGGCCGCTGGACCTCGCCCTCCTCGCGGCGGAAGAGCAGCCATGCGCGGCCCCCTTCAAGCCGCGCGCGGTTCGCCCAGCGCCAGCCAGCGCGCGAAGGCTTCACGTTCACGCTCGGCGTCCACGCCTTCACGTGGGTTCACCAGGTCCGCCAGCTCGTGGAGGTGGACGGGCCTGAGGACCACCGTGGCCCGGCGGCCGCCCTGGACGACATCGTTGATCTCGACGACCTGCTCCCGGGCCTTCGAGGCCATGGTCGGATAGAGGATGGCCGCGCTCCCCGTGGAGCCCTGACTCAGCGCGTAGATGGCGAGCTGGTAGAGCATGTTCCGTGGGAGCTGCGTCTCCCACAGGTCTCGGTATTTCGCATCGAGCAGTGCGAGCACACGCTGCCCCCGCAGGATGGCGAAGTCGGGCCTCGGAGCGGGCGGCTGACGCCTCCGGGGATTGTGGGTCGCGGCATAGGCCATCATCCCATCGAGGCGGAACTCATCGCGCACGGTGAGGTCTCGCAGGTTCTCCCTCAAGAACCGCGACAGGAGCGCTTGGAAGAAGCGGTTCATGTCGAAGAGGAACCCCGGGATCTCCACCTCGCGCGAAGACGCCTCCTGGGTCGTCCCCTGCGCGTCGAGCAGCACCCCGATGATGGACAGCGCCGGCCGGTAGGCAGCCGTCATCCGGTCGGTCTCGCGGATGATCCGCTCCAGGAGCGACGGATACAGCGTCACGCGCTGAACACCCTGAAGCAGCGCATCGAGCAGGTGGAGCCGGGTCCGGAGCCCCACGTCGTCCGTGAGCCGCAGGGCCAGGAAGAGCCCCGCACGCAGCACCTGGTTGAGCGGGTGGTCCTCCAGCCGGGGATGGTGCGAGCAGCGCAGCGCCGCCCGGCCCGAGCCGGCGTGCCGCATCCACCAGCCCAGGTCGATCCTTCCCCGGGGACTCGCGAGCTCCTCCTCCCGGCGCACATACCCACGATGCAGGCCCCGGCGGATGAGCTCCTGGGTCTCCGCCTCGAGCTGATGGATGAGGAGATCCTGGAACGCCCAGGTGGAGGTCCCCTGCTCCAGTCCCGAGAAGAGCTTGAGGTTCCGCAATCCGTAGGCGTAGCGCAGCAGCGAGAGGAGCTGCGCCCCCTGCAACTTGGGGCGGATGATGACGGGCAGGCTCCCGAGCCGGAGGGTTCCCACATAGGACGTCGCCTCGAGGCGCAGGCCCGTCTTGAAATCCCACACCCGGAGCATGCGGCACCGGTCGAGGTACTCCGCCAGCTCGCGCACCTCGGGCTCGTCGTCCAGATGGATGGGAGCCCCGCGCGGACCGCCCTCCGGAGGCCAGCTCCGCCATTCCGAGAGCTCGGCGGGGCTCATGGCTCGTCAGGCTCCGTGCCGACGCCATCCTCGTCCTCCATGAGGTCCCGGGCGCTCGCCTCCGAGGCGATCACCGGCGCCGACGAGCCGATCTCCGGGCTCGGAGCGAGGAGCGCCTGGATCAGCTCCGGCTGCCGGGCTGGATCGAACAACTCGTGACGCACCCGCTGCTCCTTGCGGCTCACCAGGCCGTTGCCAAGAATCTTCTCCAGGGCGGCCCAGTCCTCGTAGCAGTACTCCTCCAGCAGCGGAATGAGATCCTCCTGCACCACGCGCGAGAACGGGTGGAAGTCCGTGAGGGGCTCTCCGCGCTCCATGAGGTAGGCATGGCCGACCTGCAGGTTGCGCCCGTCACGCCCGACGTGCTCGCAGATGCGCGCGTTGAGCGCCTTCAGCCACGGGCCGAGCGGGATACCCTCCACCATGGCATTCCCGAGTCGCGTGAAGTCCGGCATCAACTCCAGGAAGCCGAACCGGCGCCGCAACGCCGTGTCGAGCAGCGCGATGGAGCGATCCGCCGTGTTCATCGTGCCCACGAGGTAGACGTTCTCCGGCACCTGGAACGGAGCACCGCTCATCGGCAGGAGGATGGGCTTGCCCCGCTTGCTCTTCTCCATCACCGTGAGCAGCTCGCCCATGATGCGCGGGATGTCGCCCCGGTTGATCTCATCGATGATGAGGTAGAAGCGCAGGTGGGGCCGGCGCTGTGCATCCAGGCACAGACGTTTGAAGATGCCGTCGCGCAGCACGAAGCGCATCGGCCCACCCGAGCCATCATCCCGAGGCCGGTAGCCCTCGAGGAACTCCTCGTAGCCATACGAGGGGTGGAAGCAGCACATGCGGACCAGCGGGCCCTCCGCCTCCGTCCCCTTCGTGATGGCGTCCTGCTGCTCGGCGTTGAGGGCCACGAAGGGCGCCCCGAAGGCCGCGTGCGCGGACAGGTCCCGCACCGTCTGCTCGGCGAGATAGGTCTTCCCCGTGCCCGGTGGTCCATAGAGGATGACCTGCCCCTTGCGCTCCAGCACGGCCTGGATACGACCGTGTATACCGGGGAGGCTGGGGGTCGGGTACCCGCCCTGCGCGCTCCTGGGCACGGGCCTGGGCGTGGGGGTGGAGGCTGGCGCCGAGGAGCTCAACAGGTGCTTCTCGATGGCGACGATGCTCTCGGAGGAGTCCACCTCGCGAAGCAGGGTCTGCGAGTCGGCGCCAATGCCCTCGGGGAGCTGAAACCCGTCCAGGGACAACCACTTGACGCGATGGCGGTGGGCGAAGTCCGACGAGGGCTCATAGGAGTAGCGCCCCTCGACGCGTCCCACGCCCAGGACCCGCTCTCCCCTCGTGGCGAGAACGAAGTCCCCCTCGAGCACCTTCACCACGAAGGAGAAGAGCTGCTTGGACACCGTCCCCTGCCGCGGAGCCAGTCCTCCGTGGCTCCCCAGGAGGGCCCCCAGTCGCTTCAAGCCATCCCGATCGGGGGTCATCTCCGAGAGATCTCCCAGCGCCCGCCCTTCCACCGCGACGCAGTTCCCCTCCCGCATCATGGGCCAGTGCGCGGTGGGCCCGCTCCCGCCCAACGTGCCGAGGCACCAATACCGGTGCGGGCTGCCATTGCGCGACTTGAGCAAACGGGTCGCGGTGTTCATGGGAACGTCGAGCTCCTTCGCGAGGGCGACGAAACGGCCCGCGCACACGTACCGCCCCTCGCCTCCAGGCGGAATCTGGAGGAGCTTCATCAGGTGGAACCGCTGGTAGTCGGCGTTGTGGTAGTCGTCGAGCTTGTCGGGAAACAGCAGGCTCCAGTACTTGTGACTCCAGGACAGGTCGCCGAGCTCGGGTGCCGCGGCCTCGAGCTGCTCCTGGAGCCGGAGATAGTCCGAGTCGCTCCCGTCGGACGGAAACCGCTCGAGCAGCCTGGCGCCGAGGAGGAGTTGATCGCGGTGCCGCTGCGCGATCCGGATCGCCTCGGACTGGGAGAGCTCTCGCTGGTTGTGGGGGCTGCCCGTCATCCAGGCGCCCGTCTCCTTTCGCCGGTAGATGCCGAACTTGAGCGCGCTCCCCCCGGCGATGCTCCCGAAGATGGCCGGAAACTCCTCGTCGTCCTTGAACTCGAGCCAGTACACCAGCCCGTCGCGCCGACCGTGGTCGTGCATCAGCGACAGCAGCTCATCCCCGTCCAGGTTGCGCAGCCGCTCCGGACCGAAGCGCTCCCGGAAGAGCGCGTAGAACCCCTCGAGCTGTGCCCGCGAATGGAGCTTTCCCTCGTCATCGAGCTTGCGCTCGGTCTCCTTGAGCGCGTGGATGAGCCTTTCATCGAGCACGCAGGGTCTCCTCTGGGTATTGACCTGCTCTCGACGCTCGATACCACGGGCTCACTCCCCGAGGGATGTGCTCATCGTCATCCTGTTTCCGACCCCGTGAGGTGTGCGCCTTGCCGTGCACGACACGCCTCGGTGAACGGAAGCTCCAGTGTGGCCACGGCGCCCTTGCCGGGACCCTCGCTCTCCAGCATGAGGCTTCCGCTCAAGAGCTGCGCCGCCAACGCGCTCGAGTGCAGCCCGAAGCCGTGGCCGTCCTTGCGCGTGGTGAAGCCGTGCGCGAACAACTTCCCCTTCATCTCCGGTGCGAATCCCACCCCATCATCCACCACCTGGATGCGCGCCATTCCCCCTTCCGCCGCCAGCCTCACCCACATGTTGCGCTTCCCCTCGGGTACTCCGTCCAGCGCGTGCTTCGCGTTGCTGATCAGATTGATGAGGATCTGCAGCACCTTGTGCTTGTCCACGTGCACCCTGGGCACCGGCGATAGCGTGCGATGGACGGTGACTCCGTGGCGCTGCAGCGCCGGCAGCTGGATTCTCAGCGCGTCGTCGATGAGCCGGGCCAGGTCGCACTCCTCCGTCATCAGCGAGGTCCTGGCGTAGGTCTGCTGCACCTGGACGATGGCGCGGATGTGCTCGACGTGCTGGCCCATCGCATCCATGTCTTCCATCAATCGCATCTGCTCACGCATCATCTCGTCAGCCACCGCCGACAGGTAGTCCGGCAGGCGGCTGCCACGCGGATCCTTCGTCAGGAAGTCCGCCAATCCCTCTCTGTTCTCCAGCAGCAGGGCCGAGGCCTGCTTCAACCGGCCCACGCGCGAGCTGCCCACGGCCTTGCGCATCATCTCGAGGTTGATGACGGCACTGGTGAGCACATTGCCCACGTTGTGCAGCACGTTGGAGGCGATCTCGGCCATTCCCACCTCGCGGGCGGTGTCCACGAGCCGGGCCTGGGCCTGCTGGAGCTCACGCGTGCGCTCCTCCACCCGTTGCTCCAAGGCGTCATTGGCCTGACGCAGCTCCATCCTGGCGCGCTGCACGTCCGCATACAGCCGCGCGTTCTCGATGGAGATGGCCGCCTGCGAGGCGATGTGCCCCAGGAGTGCCAGGCGCGCCGGGCTGAAGGCGTTGGTGGCCAGGTTGTTCTCCAGGTAGAGCGCTCCGGAGAATTGCTCCTGTCTGAGCAGCGGCAGGCACAGCACCGAGCGCGAGCCGCCGCGCTTCAGGTACTCATCGGACGAGAAGGGATGGGGCTTGGAGGCATCGCCAATGAGCACGTGCTCCCGTGTGCGCCGGACGTAGGCGAGGAGCGTCCATGGAAGCTCACCGTCCGGCGAGGCATCGGAGATGGCCGCCACGGAGAGTGTTTCCCCGTCCGGCAGCAGCAGAGCTCCTCTCTGGGCTCCCGCGTTCTCGATCGCGGCCCCCAGCAGCGTCGTCACCAGCTTCTCCAAGACGATCTCGCTGGAGACGGCCTGCTGGGCCTTGACGATGGTGAGCGCGTCGATCCGGGTCGAGTTCGTACTGCTGGTGGTCTGCGCATCCTTGGGGGATTCCGAGAATGCGAGGTGCGGCCACTGGGACTCCAGGTGCTGGACCTTGCCCAGGGCGCCCCACTGCTTGTAGGCCGCATGGGCCTCGCGTGCGAAGGCATGGGCGACGATGGGGGCCTGCCGCGTGTGCCAGTAGTTCGCCGCGAGCTCACAGGCCAGTCCCATGTAATGGGTGGCACCGTTCTCGCGAGCCGAGCGGATGGCCTCCTCGTAGGCGCGCGTCGCCTCATCTGGCCGTCCCTCGAGGCGGGCCAGCTCCGCGGAGACCAGCCGCTCGTGCGCGTGGAAGTTCTCGGGGCAGTTCTCCGCCCACTCCGCGAGCTGCTGTTGGTGACGCCGGATGTCCTCGAGGAGCCGCTGCTGCTCCCGCGGCGTTGCCTTCTCGAAGCAC contains:
- a CDS encoding McrC family protein is translated as MSPAELSEWRSWPPEGGPRGAPIHLDDEPEVRELAEYLDRCRMLRVWDFKTGLRLEATSYVGTLRLGSLPVIIRPKLQGAQLLSLLRYAYGLRNLKLFSGLEQGTSTWAFQDLLIHQLEAETQELIRRGLHRGYVRREEELASPRGRIDLGWWMRHAGSGRAALRCSHHPRLEDHPLNQVLRAGLFLALRLTDDVGLRTRLHLLDALLQGVQRVTLYPSLLERIIRETDRMTAAYRPALSIIGVLLDAQGTTQEASSREVEIPGFLFDMNRFFQALLSRFLRENLRDLTVRDEFRLDGMMAYAATHNPRRRQPPAPRPDFAILRGQRVLALLDAKYRDLWETQLPRNMLYQLAIYALSQGSTGSAAILYPTMASKAREQVVEINDVVQGGRRATVVLRPVHLHELADLVNPREGVDAEREREAFARWLALGEPRAA
- a CDS encoding AAA family ATPase gives rise to the protein MLDERLIHALKETERKLDDEGKLHSRAQLEGFYALFRERFGPERLRNLDGDELLSLMHDHGRRDGLVYWLEFKDDEEFPAIFGSIAGGSALKFGIYRRKETGAWMTGSPHNQRELSQSEAIRIAQRHRDQLLLGARLLERFPSDGSDSDYLRLQEQLEAAAPELGDLSWSHKYWSLLFPDKLDDYHNADYQRFHLMKLLQIPPGGEGRYVCAGRFVALAKELDVPMNTATRLLKSRNGSPHRYWCLGTLGGSGPTAHWPMMREGNCVAVEGRALGDLSEMTPDRDGLKRLGALLGSHGGLAPRQGTVSKQLFSFVVKVLEGDFVLATRGERVLGVGRVEGRYSYEPSSDFAHRHRVKWLSLDGFQLPEGIGADSQTLLREVDSSESIVAIEKHLLSSSAPASTPTPRPVPRSAQGGYPTPSLPGIHGRIQAVLERKGQVILYGPPGTGKTYLAEQTVRDLSAHAAFGAPFVALNAEQQDAITKGTEAEGPLVRMCCFHPSYGYEEFLEGYRPRDDGSGGPMRFVLRDGIFKRLCLDAQRRPHLRFYLIIDEINRGDIPRIMGELLTVMEKSKRGKPILLPMSGAPFQVPENVYLVGTMNTADRSIALLDTALRRRFGFLELMPDFTRLGNAMVEGIPLGPWLKALNARICEHVGRDGRNLQVGHAYLMERGEPLTDFHPFSRVVQEDLIPLLEEYCYEDWAALEKILGNGLVSRKEQRVRHELFDPARQPELIQALLAPSPEIGSSAPVIASEASARDLMEDEDGVGTEPDEP